GGATGGGCTTTCACGCTTTTAGAGAAAATAAGCGGTTGAAGTAGCAAATTATCTGTGAGTTGTACTACGGCAAACACCGATAAGATTTTAATAATCAACACCACTATTTGTTGAGTATTGCCATCGGCAACTATGGTAGATAGCCCTACAATAATACCAAAGGTAGCTCCTAGTATGGGCCCAGCGTAAGGAATCAGATTGGCGAGTGCGGCGAAAATTGCAATGGTGAAGGCGTACTTTACTCCTAAAATACTTAAGCCTAGTGAAGCGATGCAAAAAATAGCAAACACCTGAAAAGATAGTCCAATGAGGTAGTTGGAAAGCAATGTTTCAATCTTGTAGATTGCGGCAATAAATACCTCAAAGTACTGGTTAGGAATTAGCTTAATGACCTGGCGACGAACCAAGCCTTTTTCGTACATAAAAATGAAGGTGATAAATATTACCGCAAGGGTTCCTACAAAAAAGTTACCGGTAAAAGAAATTAGGCTATTGATAATATCCTGAAACTCAACTTTAGTAATGAAGCCTAGTAGACTATTCCGTAGGTCATCCACCAAAAAACCCGGAGATTTTTCAGTGATGTTTTTATCTCGTAAAAACTGCTCGAGGTTTTGTAAAGGTGCACTGGCGCGGGCATACAGACTTTCATAGTTAATCTTCGCAATAATTTCTGACTGATCTCTAATTAACGGAATAAATAACAGCACAAATAAGAATATCACCCCGAAGATAATGGTAAATGAAAGTAAGACTGCCAAAAAGCGGGGGAAGTGTACCCCGTAGAACTGAAACTGATGAATATAATTGGTGAGTGGGGAGAAGATAGTAGATAGCACTAAGCTAATCAACACGTACGAGAAGATGTCGGAGAATATCCAAGCAACCAAAACGGCTGCGATTAGTGCTAGTAAAAAATAGAGGAGCCTTCGGTTTAGCATGTCTGCAAGATATGCTAAAAAATACGATTAGACAGTTAAGGCAGCAGAAGAAAGAAGCCCGGCTGCGTACGGGCTTCAGTAAGAGATGCGTTATTGAAATACTAGTCCCATTTCAACTCTTCGTCTACGCTAGTAGTCGCGTGAGCCGGAGCTTCCTGGGTGGTAGTTACCTCTTCGTGATTGTTATTCTCGAACTGATCGAAATCATATTCGGGCATTAACTCTTCTTTTACGTGCCCTACAGTTTCTTGTAGTGCGGTCATAAACTTGTTAAAATCTTCCTTGTAGAGAAAAATTTTATGCTTCTCGTAAAAGTACCCGTCGTCCTTATAACGTCTTCGGCTTTCGGTAATGGTTAAATAATAGTCGTTAGAGCGCGTTGATTTCACATCGAAAAAGTACGTGCGCTTTCCGGCTCGTACCCGTTGAGAGTAAATTTCTGCTCGATCTTTTCCTTGATTGTCTTCCACAACGTCCAAAATTTAAGATGTAGGTAATCCGTTTTAAGTTATTATAAATAGTTCCAACACTAAACTGTCCTAAATATAGCATAAATGCAAGAAATGTTACAAGGAAAAAGAGCAAACAAAACAATTTTATTAAACTTTTGTTCTCGCACACCGGTATTACGGCCGAGTAATTTTCTCTATCAGGCAGAAAATAGGCCAATTAACCTTCCTATAATTTCCTTCGTTGTACCTTGCAAACATACATCCGTAAATCCACTCTTCGCTTATGCTTAATCTGTCCGAAATTAGAGAGTTTGGTAATATTGAACTACTAGCCAAGCAATTAGTAGAAGGATTTATTACCGGACTCCACAAATCACCCTACCACGGTTTTTCGGTAGAGTTTGCTGAGCACCGCCTCTACAATACGGGCGAAAGCACCCGGCATATTGATTGGAAAGTATACGCCAAAACGGGCCGTTTGTACACGAAACGATACGAGGAAGAAACTAACTTACGTTGCCAATTGGTGGTAGACAATTCGTCTTCTATGTATTATCCGCAGAAGAACAAGGGTAAAATCACGTTTAGTGTGATGGCTACCGCAGCCTTGGCTCATTTATTACAGAAACAGCGCGATGCGGTGGGGCTCTGCGTATTTTCTGAAGACATTGACCAACAAACCCAAGTAAAGTCTACGGCTTCACATTTGCATAAGCTTTTCTTGGTCTTAGAAAATCTGCTAAAAGAAGAATCCTCTTCCCGACAAACGTCGGTAGCCAATGTGCTGCACCAAGTGGCGGAGAAAATTCATAAGCGATCGCTGGTAATTATTTTCAGTGATATGTTTGAGAACCAGGAAGAAACCGATCAGATATTCGGAGCCTTGCAGCATTTGAAGCATAATCGGCATGAAGTGCTTCTCTTCCATGTAATCGATCATAAAACTGAGCTTGACTTTGATTTTGAAGAGCGACCTTACGAGTTTATTGATATGGAGCGGGGCGAACGGCTAAAGTTACAGCCTTCCCAAGTGAAAGATGCTTACCAAAAGTACGTGGCCGAATACTTCCGAGAACTAGAAATTCGCTGCGGACAAGCCAAGATTGATTTTGTAACTGCCGACATTAATCAGGGTTTTGATCAAGTTTTACGGAATTACTTGATCAAACGGGTTAGTATGAAGTAAGCATTTCTCTCTTACAAGATTGCCACCGAGAATGCTGAGTCTCTGGTTAGCAATAGCGTTAATTAATCAGCGAGTAACTACCAACTATTGAACGGAATACCCTTATACCAGGAGATTAATGATTTGCACCGATTAACGGGATCGCATCTCCGAACCCGTAACCCGCTTTTTCACTGCTTCAATATGGCGGAAGCAAATGAATTGGAACAAACCACCACCCAGCCCCACCGAACCAGTTTTTACACGCTAGCCCTTAACTTCGGAACTAAAAACTTGTCGTATTCCCTCAACGAAACTACGTTTGATCAGCCGGATAACTTTATTCTCTGCGTAGCCCCCGGGCAAATTGCCCAGTGGGAGAAACAGGGTGATTGGTTTGGGTTCTGTACGTTCTTCAAAAGCGAGTTTCTAGACTTTTCCGAACAGGTTAATTTTCTGCATCAGTATCCTTTTTTCAACATCAATGAGACCAACCTTATTTCGGTAGGGGCCGCTGACTTTGAGCCGCTGAAACTGCTGTTTCAACTTATTATTGAAGAGCAGGCTAGTGAGGAAAAATTTAGTCGAGAGGTTATCAAATCGCACTTCCAGGCCATACTTTGGAAAGTGCGACGAATCTACGAAATACACTCTGGCGATAATCCGCGTGATCGGGCCGGGGCGGTAATCACCGCTCAGTTTCAATACTTGGTAAACGAGCACTTTCTGACTAAAACCACCATTGAGGAGTACGCCGACTTGCTGAACATTTCGGCTAATCACTTGAGCCAGACGATTTCTAATAACCTGGGCAGAACGGCTAAGACCGTTATCAGTAAGAGAAGAGTGAAGGAGGCTCGGTACTTATTGGCGTACACCACCCAACCTATTTCGGCAATTGCTTTTCATCTGGGCTTCTCGGAACCTACCCATTTTACTAAATTTTTTAAAAAGCTGACGGAAGTCACTCCCCAAACG
This region of Tunicatimonas pelagia genomic DNA includes:
- a CDS encoding DUF3276 family protein gives rise to the protein MEDNQGKDRAEIYSQRVRAGKRTYFFDVKSTRSNDYYLTITESRRRYKDDGYFYEKHKIFLYKEDFNKFMTALQETVGHVKEELMPEYDFDQFENNNHEEVTTTQEAPAHATTSVDEELKWD
- a CDS encoding AI-2E family transporter, with protein sequence MLNRRLLYFLLALIAAVLVAWIFSDIFSYVLISLVLSTIFSPLTNYIHQFQFYGVHFPRFLAVLLSFTIIFGVIFLFVLLFIPLIRDQSEIIAKINYESLYARASAPLQNLEQFLRDKNITEKSPGFLVDDLRNSLLGFITKVEFQDIINSLISFTGNFFVGTLAVIFITFIFMYEKGLVRRQVIKLIPNQYFEVFIAAIYKIETLLSNYLIGLSFQVFAIFCIASLGLSILGVKYAFTIAIFAALANLIPYAGPILGATFGIIVGLSTIVADGNTQQIVVLIIKILSVFAVVQLTDNLLLQPLIFSKSVKAHPLEIFIIIFAGATVAGVIGMIVAIPVYTILRVVTMELYIGYKQYRVFKS
- a CDS encoding DUF58 domain-containing protein, producing MLNLSEIREFGNIELLAKQLVEGFITGLHKSPYHGFSVEFAEHRLYNTGESTRHIDWKVYAKTGRLYTKRYEEETNLRCQLVVDNSSSMYYPQKNKGKITFSVMATAALAHLLQKQRDAVGLCVFSEDIDQQTQVKSTASHLHKLFLVLENLLKEESSSRQTSVANVLHQVAEKIHKRSLVIIFSDMFENQEETDQIFGALQHLKHNRHEVLLFHVIDHKTELDFDFEERPYEFIDMERGERLKLQPSQVKDAYQKYVAEYFRELEIRCGQAKIDFVTADINQGFDQVLRNYLIKRVSMK
- a CDS encoding helix-turn-helix domain-containing protein encodes the protein MNGIPLYQEINDLHRLTGSHLRTRNPLFHCFNMAEANELEQTTTQPHRTSFYTLALNFGTKNLSYSLNETTFDQPDNFILCVAPGQIAQWEKQGDWFGFCTFFKSEFLDFSEQVNFLHQYPFFNINETNLISVGAADFEPLKLLFQLIIEEQASEEKFSREVIKSHFQAILWKVRRIYEIHSGDNPRDRAGAVITAQFQYLVNEHFLTKTTIEEYADLLNISANHLSQTISNNLGRTAKTVISKRRVKEARYLLAYTTQPISAIAFHLGFSEPTHFTKFFKKLTEVTPQTYRANNS